The Gilliamella apicola genome window below encodes:
- a CDS encoding Crp/Fnr family transcriptional regulator, which produces MQLKSLNKGRFNQYWQDNNQLFETIIEQCIVDKKIVDEKTILFRQGCKVDKLIVVYNGTISIRYQANNGRCFHLGTVDCDDHIFGEMEFFTDYLCQFDIIAEDVLTIAVVSIDKLYLSLLEHPKLALFFASAIAFDYQETLDILLKRSLYSICFNIAFDIYQYHLNVHPVNNFQKKYLEAERFGTTDRVYRRAVNELINLDIVHKVAGKLEIKDINKLKAFIECQEKIAK; this is translated from the coding sequence AATAATCAATTATTTGAAACAATTATAGAGCAGTGTATTGTTGATAAAAAAATTGTTGATGAAAAAACGATTCTTTTCCGGCAGGGATGTAAAGTCGATAAGTTAATTGTTGTTTATAATGGTACGATTTCGATACGTTATCAGGCAAATAATGGGCGCTGTTTTCATCTTGGTACCGTAGATTGTGATGATCATATTTTTGGTGAAATGGAGTTTTTCACCGACTATTTATGTCAATTTGATATTATCGCCGAAGATGTGTTAACTATTGCTGTAGTTAGTATCGATAAATTATATCTATCATTACTTGAACACCCTAAATTAGCACTGTTTTTTGCCAGTGCTATCGCTTTTGATTATCAAGAAACATTAGATATCTTATTAAAAAGATCATTATATTCAATTTGTTTTAATATTGCTTTTGATATTTATCAGTATCATCTAAATGTGCATCCTGTAAATAATTTCCAAAAAAAATATTTAGAAGCTGAACGTTTTGGCACAACAGATCGTGTCTATCGCCGTGCTGTTAATGAATTAATAAATTTAGATATCGTACATAAAGTTGCTGGGAAATTGGAAATTAAAGATATCAATAAGCTCAAAGCTTTTATTGAATGTCAGGAGAAAATCGCCAAATAA